A segment of the Psilocybe cubensis strain MGC-MH-2018 chromosome 5, whole genome shotgun sequence genome:
GAATCAGATGAGACACGAACACGATATTTACATTAGTACTCATTTGCCATAATTGTTTACTGTATGTCATATGTGTTGTATGCTCTACAATGTAACCAATACAGACATCCTCATCAACGAGTtataaaatatatatatagcaTGCAACTATCTATATAACACTGAACATTCATGTATCGACTGCGCTAATTGTGTGGATTGATACCATGCACTGGCATACGGTTTACTAGTCGTCGAACAAACTTTCCACAGAATTATTGGGCGCCCTAAACTGTATGTCCTTGCCTGAATCTTTGTCACTGTATATCTTGGAAGCGTTGCGATCCACTGCCTCTGCTATATTTGCCAATGTTTCGTGATTTACCGCATCGGTCATCGGTTGGAGACGATTGTGTTGAATAACATCATGTCCTGCAGCGGTGGTTGGTTGGAGACGATTTAGTTGAATGACGTCTTGCCCCGCAACTGGAAGGCGGGTGCGACGACCTTTGTTGCTTGGAGGTCCCGTGATGACGGGCACATTGATGGCCAATAAGGACACGAGGGCCTGAGGCAGAATGAAGCAATGTTGTAGATGATGGTGTAGATAAAGAACTCACAGTAGCGCTTAATGCATACACAACTAACATTGGATATTGTTGAGCTAACTTGACGTAAATCCCGAACCACACGGCGCTGGACAGCATTATGAAAACGCTGCTGTTGTAACCTAACGCGAACGGCACGCCAACGGTGCGTCAGTCTGAAAAAGGACACGCGGGTTTCTACTATTAGTATAGTCCAGCTTCGTCGAATAATCAAGATATCAGCAATGAGTTCAGCTATATAGCAGTCAGCAATGGGCAGTCGATTAGATGAAGTGTGACTTACCTATAAGAGAAAACAACAGCAGAATGTAAGGTGGTTGGCATGGACACACAGTATCCGACTTGCAATCGGTGTTGACCTTGCACACAAATATGGCGAAAGTGGAGAAGATAATGCCGATTGCGATGAATATGACAGCGTACAGCCAGCCCCATAATACACGGAGTTGTTTGGCCTTGTGCAGTCGATTCGGTGATAGCACTATACTGGCGCGGGAGACCCTGGACAGCGCATTCGTAGTAATAAGTGGCCATGCTTGTTGTGGAAAGTGACTACGCACCACAAAACTATAAAGAACGCAAATAGTTCGACTCGGTAGGAAACAGGAAGGGCGGTAGGTGTGTCGATGGCTATACATAGCAACCCCATGATATATGTCAATCAatgtaaaataaaaaaagactggctacaaaaagaaaaaaaaaaaaaaaaaaagtatcaCAACGCACCCAATTTAAACAATGTGAGGGCAATGACAAAGTCTGCAACCACAGCCACAGCCGCCAGCCCATCGTCGTACCAACACCGTTTGTCGCACCGCCTGATAATGAGCCTGAAGACgaccaaaaaaatggccaaGGCATGGCTGAAAGCCAATCCGTATGCTGCGACTGTAAAATAAAGAGGAAACAAATAAGTTCGTTAGTTTGTTGTTAGAAAAGGTTTACGAAGAATGCTGCCTTACCTATATTTACGTCCATTCTTTGTTCGCTGGTTTTGAGGGGCCGCAGATGCAGGTGATGGTAAGAAGTTGGCGGGATACAAATTACGTGGCAAATGGAAAATGGGAAGGCCACCATATATGGACTTTCGTCGCTGGTCACGGATTGTTCGGCATTCAGAGCGCGGGCTCCAAACGGAAATCGGACAAGCGAACATTGGCTGATAATGCTGTTTACGGGCTACTACAACATCGAATCAGCGACTCAGACGCTGTAGACCATGAGAAGCCATGATTGAATGAAAGCCGAGACAGATATCACGCCCTCTTGTAGGCGATGGTGAGTAAATTTCAAACATAATCAGGATATAAAAGCTTACGATGTCATACGCGCATGACTCTGGACATGATAAACTTTAACTTTACACCAGGCGACCTACCTGAGATGTTGTCCAATATACAACGGCATTCTGGTATATGGTGTCCGTTGCTAGGAGTTGAGATAAGTGTCATAATCGAGAGTATCGCCAGGTGTCGAAGACTCACCCGAATCGCCCAGGTCATCGATACGAAGGCCATCTTGATACCGACATGAACAGACTCAGACTCTGCATCGACCTCCAAACGAATATTTATCCGAACGAACCACTACAAGCCATATCAGTCACACTCGATGCGGTGCAGGTGCTACGGAAACGCTTTGTTTGATATAGGTCATCTTGAATACTCGTTCAGCTCGGATAGCCTGTTCGAAACAAACCTACGACGTAGGTATGGTTTATTCTTAAGCGCATTTATATGCTGGTGTATGGTTCATAGGTGTGGCATAATGATTTTGGTCCATTGAAGTGCCCTGTTGCGCGCAATTGTATTGCCTGACGTTACACCGCAGATACAAAGACCCCAATAAATGTCCATAGTCAAGAGGCGGACTATCATGTTGAAGTACTGACACAGAGGTAAGTCTTTTCACGTTATTTGTATCACCCTCTCTAGACTTACTTGGGATTCCTTCACGAACacgtaaaaaaaaaaaaactgacaACGTACGAAGCCAACTAATAACATCTGCAGATTTTGCATTAAGCCACCGCATTTAGACATTTCAAATATGGGTACGTACCATGGAATACAACTTTGATCTAGGAATTTCAACTTCTCCAACATGCCGGGTCGTATCGTGTTGTATACACCTCTTATTGGAACTACCTATTATTGTGAGTGCGAAACTATACGGTGGATACACAGCAAGTCATACAGACTTTAGCGTTTAACAGTTGGCCAGACGCCGTCTTAATCCGTATCTCGCGTCCCATGCGTTGTAAATGtcttgtgtttttttgctgAAGTTAGACGACCCATCCATTTTCAGCATGTCTCGGACGAAGGTCTATGAACACATTGAAACTCACGACAGTACGCTCGACGTGCCACATTGCAAACACCGACTCCCGTTTAAGCAGTTTTTTACGGAAACTGGATGGGTTGAAGAGTAGGCGGTGTACAAAGAAACTTTGATCCATCTCTGTTTGGGTGATTTGAGGTTGCACGGTTGCTGAATTCCAAACCAATACACGCGCTAACGTCCGTCGGACCGCATTTTCTATGCTATATGTCGGTGCGTCTATTGACGTTGTCCCAGTTAGGTGTGCACCGACAATGTATGAGTAAGTGTGTTGCGGACTGGTTGATCGAACCCGGATCTCTATTTGTATGTGAGTGCCATGCTATGTTGACAATATAGGGTGAAACTCACGAGCGCCTAGCAGACGGCAATTAATCTCACAGTCTCGCACCTATCCGTTCGTTTGTCGTAAAGACGTTGACCaaggtggatggatggtgcAAAGAGACACGAGCACTCAAATGAAAGTATATTTCAGAGGATACATTGACACTCACGGTAACACAGGCATCACGGTAcattcttccatcctcttcatACGGTTACGAGCTGTTGATCAACTATGGTTGGAGAAGTTGGAGGATGAGGGAGCGGGCGAATCTTTTGTGGTGAAGAGTATCATTGGATGGAGTGTACTGAAGGTGCGAGGTAGAAGGACTGCGTGCTGATGAGGGCACTGTTGCCTGTTGAAGACGCACATTCCTCTAGTGCACACAATTGTACGGCCATTAGCAAATGTGAAACAAAGGTAACACCTGTAAGCAGTTCTGAGTAACGGAAGTGGACAGTAGGTATTTTGGTAGATCACATGCCTGTTCAGTCCGCTTCCGGGGTTCTGTTGTGTGCATTGCGTACACTCCTCTATGTCTCCTATATTCCATTCACATCCTGCTATGATCTTCTTCCGTACACTCCGTGGTTTCTGACGCAATGCAACATGAAGTCGTTTAGTTTTATGCCAAAGTATTTGAGAGTCAACTGACTTATAAATGCAGTGTGATCaacaattttcaaagtgCCCTCGACGGTCTGGGCGGTACGCCTCTCTATCAATACAAAAGAATCCTGACAGTAAGTAGCACCCAAACAACTTTCCCCCTCTTAGATTGTTGCGCCACTGATAACCTCAAGCAACTTTTAGGGTGGAAACCATGCGATACCAGTcacttttcttcatttccgtCAACGGTCTACTGCGGTCAAACTTGTATCGAGTGGTATGAGACACTATAACATGACCGAATCCCCTCGATGCACTACTGAGAGAATACGGTACAACGGGTATAATCGATATTAGTTGTCTGGAATACATTGATTCAGGTGAGAGACCGATTGCACGGTGAAAGTCGATGTATACTCACACTCCTGACTGTAGACGAGCTTGGACTGAGATCGAACGAACGAAAATAAACGGACCCTCACCGAAGCCGGTTGACAGCACGTTGGCTGTCTATCCTTCAGAACATATACTGTACTACGAATTAACAGAAAGTTAATGAGTTGAACGGGCAACGGGAGGATTGTTGCACGCCTGAACGGAATGTGCGTTTGCATTCACTGAAGGCGTCAAAACGAAGTTTGTTCTACGTGCTAACCTCGGCCCATATAATATACAGCTTATCTCAACATCTGTTGACACAGGTCTGACAAAATCATGCTTTCGAACATCCACCCAGTTTAACAGATATGGGGAAAATATCGTGGCGAGGTGAATTGCTCCTCGCTGTCTTGTTGATTGAAACGCCTCCACGTTaaccttgaaaaaaaaaaattcaggaGAACTGTCACTGCCTTACATCAACGGTATACCAAAACACGACCGCGCAAACTAACGACCGCTCCATAACATCGATTGTATGCACGCCCCATCGGTGCAGGCAACGATATCATCGCGTCGGACTTCAAAAGCCTACGTAGCACGTGCTTGCATATGTCAACGACCAAACATCTGGTTAGCGAAGTTCTACTTCTACATGGACGTCTTGCACGACAACGCTACGGAAAGTAGTTCCTACAAAAGAGCTATCGCAAGGCGTAACGCCCTACTGAGTGACCCCTTGGCAGCATCGGTCACTGAGAACTCAGTGGAGTGTAAAAGTTGCGGGAAGAGCATATTACTGTCGAAGAAATGGCCCTTCGACCCTCAACATTGGACAAAGCATCTCAAGAGATGCGATTTTACGAGACATTCGAATAACCACAAGGTGAGTGCGAACCATCATTAAGGACACTTTTAATTTTCGTTAACATACATTGTGTAGAGCCgttcaaaaattcaaatcAACAGACGGAAAAAGAGTAACTGCAACGGTCGGGCAAAGTCGTCAGCGAGGTCGATGACAGAATCAGTGCCTCCACGGCCAATAACCTCAAGCAACTCAATTCAAGAGACAGCCTCATCAACTTCACTATCGATGAAAGAGCCATTTCAACTACCGTCAACGAGGCTGATAGTAACTAGCAAAGGCAACTGTAGGTTTCCCAAACACGAATTCGTACTCTACACTGTCTAATTATAATGCAAATACAGATTTTCAGAATTTGATGGATCAGTATACTGTACGATGTCATCCTGACGTTATCACCAGGCCTCCTTCATGGGATCGCGAAAGATGGGATTGGAGTAATTTGAAGCAGCCTAGATTCGACGATTGAACTGGCGTTTACAGTACACGCAACTTAACATAAATATTTACGTAATGTTTATGATGTTCTTATTTATATTATACAATATGATGATATCagtatctaatcttatcatAGGGTGAGGGAAATCAAGGACTCGTATCGCCGTGCGAAGCAACGGCCCTCAACTCAAGTTAGATCATGTGTGACGACCCCGAGTAGATCTAAATATGGCCAACGCCAATACCTGCAACTTTGGCAACCTATGGGCTGTTTTAGGAACTGTTGAGTAGCAAGGTAGCAATCGTGGTAAGTGGTGAGTGTTGGTATCGGCAGGGTTCTAAACATTGACTGTTTCTTCCAAGCCAAGTTTGTGAAGAAACTTTTGCTATCTACGAACACGACGTACCTGTCGAACGCTTTCACGTCGATCCTGTACAAGTGCGGCTAGCATAGTACGAGCTCATCAACGATGCTACCATTTAGCCATGAGATGCGTCTATTCGGGTTTCCCGCATGGGATGGATCTTTCAATGACTCCGCTTTGATGGATTCTTTGCAACAATGCACTAATGGCCTTGCCCTCGTCTAACATGTCTTCATAATTTGACCACATGCTTCGGTCCGAACATACTGTCTCGTTTTTTACATCAGTACATCTGTTACGACTTACGATCCGTGCAAGAATCACTCCAAGCCTGTGCTCGACCTCTCGAACCCTATAAATACAGGGTAAGTCAATGTAAATGTACTGTAGCTTTCGAGATGTTCCACAGGACCTTCACCGCCATCGCAATTACCGTTCTTCTCAGCTTCACGGCGCCTGTACTGGCGACTAACCATATGTCAGGCCTGGCTGTCTCGAACAGTCCAGGAGGAACGACGACCTATGGCTGCCGTTCTCAAGCTCAGGTATGTAAATGTATTTTGCTCAACTCGATGCCGGTTAGTAACCAAGTCATTCAGTGGAATCAACTGGCCAACGATGCCAAAAGCCAGGGATTCAAGATAATACGTATCATCGGGTTCGATTGCAATGCTCTTGACCTTGCATCTTCAGCTGCAGCCTCTGCAGGCCTCCAAATCATGGCAGGAATCTATGCACAATCTGTAAATGAGTTGTACGATGTTCTATGCCTTGGTCTCaacctttctttgtctttagGGAACTATTGCAGCTAGCATGACCCAAATCAAGTACAGTTGCATTTCTATCTTAGCGTATTTGCGCTAACAGTTCATTGATTGTAGCAATGATGTGCAAACATTCCGTGCAGCATACACTAAATATGGAGCAGGCCGATATGTCGGATTGACGGTTGGAAATGAGGTCGGCACCACCATTGATAGAAGCTCTTTGCGATCTAAGAAGTTAACCATTTCTATAGGTCCAAGATTCTGTTGGTAACATTATGGCAAAAGTATACGACGTCCGAGGTAACTCCTATACAAATTTATGAAGCCTTTATGCCGTTCATTAATGCTCTGGAATAGGGTACCTCGGATCGGTGGGCGTTACAACCCCCGTTTCCACTGTACACACTTGGGTTGACATTCGAAACAATCCCGCCCTGTGTGGTGCCGACTTTGTTGGGGCAAATGCACAGTAAGCATAAGATTTGTCTCAAGCCGACACATCTAATACTCTAATCCAGTGCATTCTATGACGGAGGTGTAAATTCAGGGCAGGCTGGTAGCTTCCTTTACAACACTGTCAAACCCGCGTTGCAAGCTGCGTGCCCCGGAAAGAAGATATACATTACCGAGTACGTCATTCCATTTGTATCAAAGTCTCGATAAACTGAGTTACTTTTCAGGACTGGTTGGCCATCTCGAGGCAGCAATAATGGAAATGCAGCCCCATCCGTACCCGATGAGCACAACGCAATTTCCAGCATCAACTGTGCCGCTCGTGACACAAGCATGACAATATTTGCTTTCGAATACGATGACCAATTGTGGAAGACGGGTGGTGCCGTTGAACAGAGCTTCGGAATCTTCGGCAAAATCCTGCCAGGAGACGCTTTAAACGCATGCTAATTTGTAAAACCGATAAAGGCTACCAGGATACTAAACTCTATACTATCAACAAGACCTGCATATTAGTTCTGGTCTCAAAACATTTTATTAATAACATAATGATTAAACCCTATTTCTTCAATCCTGGACACGAATGCGAAGGCGATCTCTGCATACCCTCACGGGATCTCCCAGTGGGATCATTGGTCTGAAAGCACTCCTAGCCAGTTTAGAGAAGTGGCAAGGATTTATAACAATTGGGGTTCGCTATTTCTCGAACTGAGGGATACGAAGTTGAGAGCGTTCTATATAtagcttcatcaatgtcATTTTAATGCCCTAAAATGAGGTGCTATAGCATCTGTAGGGACTATGTAACGTCAGCCAGCTGCGAGCAGAAGAATGATATTCCAAGAATGTATTTTAGTACGATTTTGGGTCTGATACATTCACTAAGTTTGCCCTTAGGAAGAATAGTTGAGCATCTACCAATATTGCTTTGTATCTCATGGTTTCTGAACGAACTGACTAATAACTACAGATATGTCCTGAAGCTATACCGTAGTATTCATTTCTCCCCACTAATGACATAAGAGACAGTAATTTGGCTCGCTATAATAGGGCAGAGTTTCGCTAGAACTTATTCTCACTCTCTTTTTACAGTCTATCAACGAAAAAATGCATTCTACAATCACCATAGCCAGCATaatccttctttcttttgcacctgcaacatttgggaacaACAATTTTGCTGGACTGGCCGTTTCCAATAGTATCGGAGGCTCGTCCTCCTATTCATGTCGCAGTCAGGCTCAGGTAAGAACCAATGTAGTGCCTCATTGACCACACAATGATATGCTGAAACATTGCAGTGGAAACAGGTAGCTAATGACGCCAAAGCTCAAGGCTTCAAAGCACTTCGTATTCTTGGGTTTGATTGCAATGCACTGGACATGGCTTCGTctgcggcggcggcggctggACTGCAAATCATGGCTGGAATATTTGCTCAATCTGTTAGTGGAGACCAGTGTCCATAAAAAGCTTTTCTAAATCTATTAACACCGGCAGGGTACCATCGCCAATAGCTTGACTCAAATAAAGTACTTGAATTTAGCAATTCGCGGAGCTATGCGTTGATTCTTTTAGCAACGATGTTCAGACATTTAGAAATGCGTATAACAAATACGGAGCCGGAAGATACATCGGATTAACCATCGGAAACGAAGTAAGTGATACTAACATTTCTTTTGGCCAGTGAGATTCCTCATGAAAATTTGTATCAGGTTGCCGACTCTGTAGGGAACATTATGGCTAAAGTGTACGATGTTAGAGGTATGAATTAGAGGCAATTTAATTACTTTTCTATTCCCTTATGTATGAATAGGGTATCTTGGATCGGTTGGCGTACATACACCCGTATCGACTGTCCACACCTGGGTGGAAATCCGGGACAACCCTCAACTTTGCGGAGCGGATTTCGTGGGCGCCAATGCACAGTTTGTTTATTCCTGTTCATATCAGATTTCGTCACCAACTCGTTTTTGTACTACAGTGCCTTTTATGATGGAGGGGTCGGTTCGGGACAAGCCGGAGACTTCGTCTTCAAGACTGTCAGACCAGCTTTACAGAAAGCCTGTCCTGGGAAGAAAATCTACATCACTGAGTAATCCAATTTCTTTTTAATTCTTCTGGAATACCGATGCTTCAATCCATTCAGAACCGGTTGGCCCTCTAGGGGAGCAAATAATGGAAAGGCCGTTCCCTCGATAGCTGATGAAAGAAATGCTCTCCTCAACATCAATTGTGCTTGCCGGGACGATACAAGTGTCTCCGTTTTTGCCTTTGAATATGATGACCAGCTGTGGAAGTCCAACGACAACGAAAGAAGTTTTGGTATATTTTCAAAAATCAAGCTCCAGGGGGATGCATTCAACCCGTGTTAATGGATACAGACCATGTAGCGCTACCGTATAGTGTAAAAAATTCTGTAGTCCACTCCACACCCTGGGCCGAGTCTTATGATTGAAACTAGAAGGAGCCATACTATAGTCACGCGCTTTGCTTAGGTTTGGTTCTGAAAGATTCATgcattcaacgttcaagTTTTGTCTTGACCAATACAAGTTAGTGCTAAAAATCAACGCCTTACAAGGCCCAGAAGGTGtaacaccaccaccaccactgtcGGACGCCTCAATGAATCCTTCGATTCTGTACAAGAAGCTCCTCTACCTCACCACCAAACATGCCCAACCTTCAGGTCTC
Coding sequences within it:
- a CDS encoding Cell surface mannoprotein MP65, encoding MFHRTFTAIAITVLLSFTAPVLATNHMSGLAVSNSPGGTTTYGCRSQAQVCKCILLNSMPVSNQVIQWNQLANDAKSQGFKIIRIIGFDCNALDLASSAAASAGLQIMAGIYAQSVNEFNDVQTFRAAYTKYGAGRYVGLTVGNEVQDSVGNIMAKVYDVRGYLGSVGVTTPVSTVHTWVDIRNNPALCGADFVGANAHAFYDGGVNSGQAGSFLYNTVKPALQAACPGKKIYITETGWPSRGSNNGNAAPSVPDEHNAISSINCAARDTSMTIFAFEYDDQLWKTGGAVEQSFGIFGKILPGDALNAC